The genomic window atggctattttattcggaccttatgagatgcatattattagcgaagtgacctgactaaggctatgacaatatacagggtaattgatttctcgctgtgtgagcaagcttgtatacgacattgcggtcaatggttaatatactgtctccacttgagtgagtgccgctatagcctgctgcgcgctgtagtccataggcctacaggaccaacgcaatataaaattgagagttttggtcaaattttgagttcaaagcgcacggccaattttcaaagcgcacgctaacgactataatatctgttcaacacgtctTTTCAAGTGTATgcgaccacatctggtttcttgagaaaaatccatttacgggagatattcatcattttctaacccagtatcagaagattttcgtctgatatcaaaatcgtgcatagcaattcacgtgtatcgatcccgtgtattcattttaatgtctctgctgcaccaaataattattagccaggcgatgtcggtgtgggggGCTGAGGGGGCTACCCATGGCCATGCCGAAACATTGTCGATAAATTTGACCTGAATAGCTGAAGTACGCAACCGTAGCGACACAAAATTTAGTAAGTTCTATTATGTCATCAGTAGTGAGGAGGGTTCTATTTTTGAGATCTTTGTCCTCGTTAAGTCTTTCTTTGAGTATGTGAAGGGTGAGATCAATGGGGGTACTGGTAAACCTGGTaaatctttgaccaactcatcacgccctctatagcggttcctgttgcctataaaaggaagcagtcagatgtgatgagttgccagtctgatgaaaccactagtgtagtggtgaaacgtcactaaaatgtgagtttaacatcttcatttttattggatttgtacaaaaagaaatatgtcaacaatgaaatctaacaatccaaatgaacttgttcaaagaagaaTGGACATAACTTCACTACATTTAGCGTAATCGCACCAATCAAGctacattttgatatattttcaaaTTGCTGATTCGTTTGCATTTAGTCTTTGTCTCAGCCTCAGGTAATCACCTATTAAGATAGTGTTGGTAACTTTAGTTCTCAGCTGCTTCTTTGTGGAGAAATGCTACACCACCCTGCGCCAGGCATAAATTCGCCTAGTCCCATTTCCCTgaaatgaaattttcaaaaaaggaaACTGGCAGAGGAGTGATTTGAAACCATGCCGGTATCGTACAATTTTACAGGGGTCCAGGGGTTCAAAACTGCTCCAATTTTGTCCAAAGATAGCCAATGGTAAATTGTTCctctcgttgttttacttaaaataatgatgtcgtccgtgttatatgagacgatagatacactccagcggcaaaaaaaacaatacctttattctctaaatattacaCGGTTAAGAACCAATAAAATTACAGGAACTTTCTCGAGTGTTTAAAAATGTGGAGTTATTAGCAAAAGGTCGAAAATTTAATAGACAACTCCGGAGGATtaaaactgaaaacaaaattCTCACGTTTGATTGAAATGTCTCAATTGTTCTTTTTTGACAACAActctaataaagaatagtttaaaTTAATTAGAATCACTCGTTACCTTCGTAACAAAGCAAAACAGGCAATTTCCAATTGAGTCATAATCTGGGGGGCTTGGACCccataatctcattttgtaccatcCATAAAACAATAATTAGCAAGGAAAACATTTAAACTAGCAAAACGATGTCACCTGATAAAACAATCGTTTGCATCCGAACTAAGACAAGCAACACGTCCAGTATTAACAACGACAACGATGCCACAATAATGTAGACAAAATGAAAATTGCGTTTCTGCTATTTACATTTCAGTTATggaacaaaatattgaaaactatTTATTTTGGCACAATTAGGCTTAAGAAACTTTATGTCCCGggggtcttcctggttgaaggtatacggggatgtgccacggttttggggtaccttttcaccgattttggtatatcgatgggtgggttttcagtggataccaatgcgcccaattgggcgcatttgggcaaaaatgccattaaagcgctcaattatggcaaatttgggtgctttttgggtgctttttcttgaaaattgggtagcaaaaacagcaaaaagtaggtatagagaaagtcagcatccgaaagtctgcgtggcacacccccgtacaaattttttcgaagaccccccccgGGCTTTATGTTTCACATTTTTCACAAGATATCGGTggcttgcacaattttttttttacaaaaccgattattatcaaattttaaaattaatgaaATGACATACCATTTCCATTCTCCTCCTTGTTTGGAATACAATGTAGTAATACACTCAATTGTTGTCAAGAGCAAATACAGACAAAGTACTCCAATTACAAGTCGCTGTTTTTCCTCTTTGCTCAGACCTGGTGCCTCAAATTCTTCTACTACGCTCACAGCTCGCCATAAACACAGAGTAGCGTGACAAGCCAGCAGAAGGCGAGCTGTTATTCCTTTACATGTAGCCACGCAGCACAATGCCAATGTTTTACACATTGTGATAAAGAAATAGAATAGTAACCGATTAAACGCTGAAATGAAACAGTCTCTTTCATAAATTCACGTCCTGAGTTAAAGTGTTTTTGATTACAACTAGATTTAAGTCAGATTTTGGAGTAATGCTCATGCTCAGCCTAGAATGAATGTAATTGCAATACTAATTAAGCACGCATGGATACACATTTAGCATACGTGGTAATGGATGGGTAAATGGATGATACATTTTGAAGCTTTATAATTGGTAAGAGAAGCTTGACATATTCAGTTAAGATAATGGATGATTTCCCAACATTGTCAGATattaaattcatttaaaaaagtgCTAATAGTGTTTTAATTACATTACTATGGAGATGATGGACAACCATGAAGGTTATTGCTAATACTATAATTGCCGCGGATTTGAAGCTCAATATGATGAGATAATGGTGGTCGTctctttttgcttatttttccgcCATATTTGATAATGTAAATATGGCACGTGCACATTAATGTATCAGATCTGAGGACAGGAAGTTGACGTATATGTCAATTCAGCACGAAATTAGCCGAGATGGCCAAATAGTGTTTAGCTACTGTTCTCGATTGTTTTCCAAAATATGAATTATGTTGTtctaaattgtgggataggcttttacgacgggaattcataacaattagtgggttttttagcTGGTTCGCCCAACTTTGCCATCGGACAAGTTCAAAACTGTCAAACTTTCATCAGgaatagctctgacttcttcaggacaaagtacctaagaatgagacatgtccCAGACAACATACACACATTGGCCCAATATTGGAAAGCCATTGGCAATCTTGGCATTGGTATTTTCTTGGGAAGCAATATTGGGTCAATATTGGTTTCTCATTGGCAATTATAGGCATTGGCGTTACATTGGCAACGATATTGGATCAATATTGGGTTTCCATTGGCAACTTGGCATTGGTAAAATCTTGGCAAGAAATATTGGACTAATATTGGTTTTTCATTGGCATTGTTAGCATTGGCCTTGCATTGGCAAAATATATTGgatcaatattggttttccattggcaactTGGCATTGATGTAATCTTGGCGAGAAATATTGGgttaatattggttttccattggcatcatatcattggcattaCATTGGGAAAAGGTATTGGATCaatgttggttttccattggcattGGCGTAATATTGGCGAGAAATATTGGGTCAATATTGGTTTTGCATTTatgttgcattaatgtgggcgtggttttgaaaccctgacaatttttactatcaaaatacaaaatttgatcattatcatcttcattttgaagggccacatgttattattattataaagaagaggaatatttcatttactgccttgtaaaGAATCTACGTGAGCAAGACATAATTTTTatctgatgacaccatagaataaatatttcatttatcaatggctcagtTTTGAGAGCTTAGTTTGTTTATCGAActttaatactttgcacatcagTTAATACCAATTCAATTGTGCTGAGTGCAAGTAACCTGTAAGTTTCCTTTTCAAAGGAAATATCTGGTTGAACAGGTGTCCAATAATGCCTGAATCCAGGGCCCATGAGCAAATAATCTTGGTACAATATTGGCATACAAATGGATGACAATGAATtaccaacagaaaacaatattggTTAGACATTGGCCCAGTATTGATCTCGATATTGAGCCATGAGTGGCCCAATATTGGCCAATTTAAATattgctctgaaaagagccgttcactgaagactgccccatgCAGAGAACAAGCATATCTCACCTATCTGATCATTTTAGGTTTCAGTGGCTCTAAAATGTTGTTCCCTATGATGAAATTTCATAGGGCATTCAATAAGTCAATCATGTTCCGTTGTGCTTTATTTAACATATCCAGCGATAAGCAAGAGCCACTCGACTCCTATTCTTTATCATTTTCTATATCCTTCACTTTCCATATTTATTCATTTGTACCACTTGCGTAATTGTCGTGAGCAACAACTCGCGCTTCAGTTCCATCAACTAGAAAGAAACGCTGGATTTTCAAGTGCGACTCTGTCTGCAATTCGTCATCTGTTCCGATATCGATGTTATTAGCAATTGCATAAATCACATCGCCTTGTTGGCGGGTCACGTTAGCTCGAATTCTTCCCTTGTAATACTCAATCACTATAACAACCAAACGATATATTTGTAAAAGCAAAACAAGAGCGTTTTTACAGGTAAAGAAAAACCCGGCTTCATTCGTGACTTCATACACCATAAGGAGATAAATCCGCATCATGAAGAATGGAATATCCTGCATTACCATGGAAACACCTATAGCCCAAACTTCCGTTTCACAGCACATGCAAGAACCACAGTATTTTCGAATGTTTTGCTTTTCCCGCTTTTTACGCTGTCGTCGTCGATGTGCGTACATATTTCGACATTTATTATCCTCTTTCTCGGTTGAAAGAGTCACGGTAAGGTTTAAAGTAAACTGCAGTAAACTCCAAGACCAAATACTTAGAACACATGTAATGAGAATTGGATTACATATGACCTGTTCCATCTGAAGACCTTCTGTCGAGAATTCAAGAATATCTGCTGAGGTACCCACGTAAACAAGGAGTAGCTGCGACAATTGATTGCGTGATATTTTCCCCTTAGGCGCGAACCATCTTCCGAGGATGAGTATGAAGAGAAGGACTTGTTGTAATCCTCGAGACCATTCTGGATCCGTTAGTTTTAGAGTAAAATTCACCTGAAAATGCGATAATATTAAAGTAGTTGAGAACTTTTTCTGGTAGATTAGAATCTATTGGAGGGCAAAATACCGTAAATTTCTATCTACATGCAGAATATGCCTATTTTTAGAGGTTTAtattatatatgcttgtagatagaattctacggtatatatAAATATCACATTCAATGATTTCAACCTGTCCTGTCGCGTACAGAACTACTTTTACTAAACTGTTAAATTTTTGTATAAGAAATTAAGGGTTTCAACGGATTCGTCGTCGGACAGATATGAACTGGCAAGCTTTCGCTACCGaataccaaattttcaaaaaccTTGTCCAAAGACATTTTCAAAATTctgcttatttattatttcaaACCACGCATGAAAGCTTACTATCACGTTGATCAGTTTGAaatacttttcaaatttcaaaatcagtATAAAATCaacataatatattttatttgtgaGAATATTAAGAACTAATGATAGAGATACTTTGTGTTGGTGAGACAACATTGACACGAACTATGAGGAGAAGTAGAGTATTACTACTGGTAGGCAACAAATGCCGTATGTCAGTGTATTAAGCTACTGTACGAGTGATACCATAGGAATAAGGTTGATCAAGATGAAGCTCATttgtatcaaaggctttcttaAGATCTAAGGTAATTGCAAAATGCAGCATTTTTACagtaaattatattatttatgaTCAGTTGCATCTAACAGAGTAGTACTTGTACAATTACAACGTCTAGAAATCAAAATCACTATCATATCACCATATCGACGTCATTATCATCTTACTGATCCAGCAGCAACAGCAGGCTATCAGCAGACAACAACAAACAACCAACAACAACACAGCAGATCAACTTACAACTGTCGGTAAGTTTGGTGCCTTTGTGACATTGAAAATTTGGTCAAGTATGTAAGGATCACAGTCTGTAGAATCCTGTTGTTCAAGATATGCCATCCGAGTATTATAGATGTCCCATTCCAGATTCCAGATGCACGGAACAATACCACACAGATACAGTAATGTTATCGGACAGAACCTGCagttatacaaaataataatcatattaCGAAAATAATTACAAAGCATCATTTACCTGCTTGTCATTGATTAACACATTATCACAAGAGTAGAAAAGAATTatatttgtatataattatttttgGCTCATTTCTTTACCGGAAATATAGCCAGGTAAAGATGGTAGATTCATTCGAACTCTGGTGGTATCCCGTAGAATCCTATGGGTATCTTGGAAAAGAAGACAAACGAATGAATCCTAAGAGAGAGTGGAACAAAGAAGACACTACGTGCTGAAatatttacctagccgggacaccggctaggtcttgaaatctaactgtttctttctttcttcttcttcttctttttttttggcaaCAGGTCCACTGCTCCTTTATGCTGAGGCCGATTTTGACCCAACCTGGTCACAAGCATCACTGTCCAAGATGTAACATGGTACATGACCagttccgggtcaaaggtcacgttttatCACTTCTCGAATATCATCGTGTACTAATCTTCATAATGCGAAATGCTTaaagtaaaagtacaaatctgTTAGTAATGACGTTTAACCACAAAAGTATAAAtctgctagtaatgtagttttatcacTTCTTGGAACATCGCCGCCTACTATTCGAAATGTCAAATGCGTAAGTAAAGTACAAATTTGCTGGTAATAGTTATAGTTTTGCCCCTTCTTGGAATATCACCCCGCACTACTCTTCTTTATGagaaatgtttaagtaaaagtacaaGTATACTAGAATCTTCTTAATGTGAAATGCTTAAGTAAAGGTACAAAtctgctagtaatgtagtttaccaCTTGGAATATCAATGTGTAGTAATCCTCTTAATGTGAAATGctgaagtaaaagtacaaatctgctagtaatgtagttttaccg from Amphiura filiformis chromosome 5, Afil_fr2py, whole genome shotgun sequence includes these protein-coding regions:
- the LOC140152360 gene encoding transmembrane protein 26-like gives rise to the protein MGFFVIFNGICVRLVYACHVAVCVWRVVAVNESYFGDIKIWLSLGILAFLGLMEAVWTLLGTKKGSYKWFCPITLLYLCGIVPCIWNLEWDIYNTRMAYLEQQDSTDCDPYILDQIFNVTKAPNLPTVVNFTLKLTDPEWSRGLQQVLLFILILGRWFAPKGKISRNQLSQLLLVYVGTSADILEFSTEGLQMEQVICNPILITCVLSIWSWSLLQFTLNLTVTLSTEKEDNKCRNMYAHRRRQRKKREKQNIRKYCGSCMCCETEVWAIGVSMVMQDIPFFMMRIYLLMVYEVTNEAGFFFTCKNALVLLLQIYRLVVIVIEYYKGRIRANVTRQQGDVIYAIANNIDIGTDDELQTESHLKIQRFFLVDGTEARVVAHDNYASGTNE